DNA sequence from the Anomalospiza imberbis isolate Cuckoo-Finch-1a 21T00152 chromosome 14, ASM3175350v1, whole genome shotgun sequence genome:
GCAGAGTCCCTCACGCGGGGAGGGTCCCAGTAGATGGTGGCAGTCAGCTTGCCTGGCTCTGCTATGCGCTCCCGGGAGTCTGGACAGCGGATTTTGGGAGGCTCCAGATCTGCccagaggaaggagagggattCATGGAACCTGTGGATGCCTTGGCTGAGCTATGAGAGCGGTGTTGAACCGCCCCAGGCACCTCGGAGCCACCCGGACCTGCTGTAAAGCCAGCGCTGAGTGCCCCGGCCCAGCTGGTGCCTGTGCTTCAGGGCTAATGGCACTgcggggagcagcagggacaggggtcCCAAGGGAGGGAGGTGCGGGGAAACGTCCGGGCTGGGTGTGGGGTGACACCTGCAGACACGCCAGGCACGGGTGATGATCCCCTGCATGCCCCCAGCAGCGTGGGGTGAGAATTTACCTACACAGATTGGCTCGCTCCCGCTCCAGCGCCCATCCTCCATGCAGATGCGGCTGCGGTCGCCCTCCAGCTGGTAGCCGGGCAGGCAGGTGTAGTCACAGCGGGAATCCATCTGCACGCCTGCTGAGCACACGTAGGAGCCTCGCAGCACCGCCGGCAGCACGTGGCACCGGATTTCTGGGATGGAGACAGCAAAGAGGGGAGGGAAGCGGCTGCCGGCCGCGTGGGTGGGCAGAGCACCCGGGAGTGGCCACTGTGGGTGCCTGTGGGATGCTGGCAAGGCGAGGGCCGGGACACTCACGTCGGCAGTACGCCATCCCCGACCAGTGGCGGTTGGGCAGGCACTGGACAGCACTGGGACCCACCAGGCGGTACCCGCGGGTGCAGCTCAGCTCGCAGcgtgtccccaggctgctgcGGTAGGAGCTGCCTCGGGGTGAGTAGCAAGTGGCCTCTCCGCGGTGGATGTTGAGCGTGGCGCACCACTGGGGCACTGCGGGAgagcagggaggtgatggaggaATCTGCCATGCCTCGGTTTCCCCACGAGGACACAAAGGATGGGTTGGGTGCTGTTACCTCGACGGTAatccagggcaggctcaggggggGGTTCTTCTGCGTACACCTCGTTGGTGTGACTCTCCAGGTAGTAGCCAGACCctgggaggaaggaagagaCGAGCAGGCTGCAGGGTAGCTCATGGCTGCAAAACGTCCCGCAGCTGCCAACGAGcaatcccagccctgggcagacCCTGTCCTTGGGGCTGCTGTCAAGGGTTAAACTGGGCAGACCGCGAGCCCAGTCCCCGGTGCCATGGAGTGCGCTGGCACCAGCCGCAGACTAaacagcggcagcggcagcccTGCTTGTGGCAGGAAACGGGCGCTGGCGCCGAGTGGGCTGGCACCGACCCCCAGCTTCGTGCTGCCGGAAAGTCCTTCCACGCACTCCCATGGCACCGTCACTGCCACGGGGCATCCCCAGGGAAGGAAGAAAGCTGCCCTTTCCTGCCCTTTCCTGCCCGTCCCCTCACCAAGGAAGGGATGACAAGCACGCTGCCCGGCCGGGGGCTGGTGGGCGTGCAGCCCCTTGCCCGTGCTCCAGGGAaggatggagctgctggaggggcTCGGCCGGAGATGCTGGCCCCTCGCCACCCGTGCTGCGCAGCGGGGCCCCGCGGATGGGGTGAGGACAGCCCTGCGCCATCCTTGCGGGCCGCCCTGTGACCGCACCGTGCCTTCATGGGCAAGGTACTCGCCGGTGAGGAGGGGGCCGTGCAGGGGGAGAGGCTGACGTCCTTCCCCGCGGCCCCTCGGCGCCTCGGCCGGCCGCGGCATTCCCCAGCACTGAGCTCACGTTTCCGCCGCGTTTCCGCTGGCCCCCGCCAGCgctgccccctccccgccgcccggccggcccACCGCCTCCCCTCCGGCGTGGCGGGGATGCTGGGCCTGGGGGGCACCCCAGGAAAGGCGGCAGCCCCGCCGCGCCTGCACCCCATGTCCCCTTGTCTCTGCTCCGCGTTCTGGGAAGGGGATATCCGCCGGAGCCAATCCCAACAGAAGCCCCGCCGTCACGGGGAGGAAACTCCATTACGAATCTTTCCAAAATGAGCTTTACTATGGAGCACTGCTCCCCACAAGTCGCCCGCCCGTTTTCACAGTGCGTTTATCCAGCTGCCCTTTCACGCTGCCATGGATCCTcggggagcagaggagcaggggcGGCACCATGGGGGCGGCGGTGGGGATGCGTCCGTGACCTGGGGAACGAAGCTGTTTCCCGGGGGGGCTGCCAAGACTCccgccggggccctggggacagAGTGCACCGTGTCCCCGCAGGCAGATGTGCCATTTAACGGTAGTGTTTCCTCCTAGTGCAAGCGCTGCCTTTTCCTTCTCACCTGGGGCCAGCACAGCTCGGGCCGCGCTGGGCAGGAACATCCCCAGGCCTGCTGGCAGCATGGCCAGGGACGGGATGGAAGCAGGGAAGGGGGAAATCACCCCAAACAAGGCCTGTGACCTGGTCGTCCAGCCATGGGGCGGTCGGGACTGTGTGCTCCGTCCAGTCCAGCAAACATCTGCGGCCGATGGCCCCGTGGGAGCGGGGAGTCAGCGGGAAGCGGCGCTCCCGCAGGCGGGGGTGTGAAGGAAGACAGGCTGGTTTTCTGCTCCTCCCTGGATGCCTGCCAGCATCCCCTCCGTTCCTCCCTGTACCCACAGCTCACCCGCACAGGCACCCCACTCCTCAGACACTGATGCTCTCCCGGCATCGCTGCTCCCGGGCAtcctccatcccttcccaccACGAGCCCTCCACGGGAGCAGAACTGCTCAGGCTGCCACCCCAGGAGCCCGCTGTGCCCGCACACGCCGGCACTCACCTTCGTGCCACGTGGATGACACCAGCCTGGCAAGGACAAGCAGCAGGACGGGGGCTGCCTCCTGCGCCATCCTGGGGAGCCGGGGGGCTGCGCCGGGCCGCCCACCTGCCGTGCTGGGTCCGGGAGCAGCCGCCAGCCCTGGCGAGGATGGACAGGAGCTGGAGGCAGGATGACGGCCCCCTCTGTCGCCTTGTCACTGCACAGATGTCTGTCCCTCCTGCCTGGCCGTTCTGCTTGTGCTGAGCAAACTTACTTTCCCCCTTGGCTGCCCATCCCAAACATTCAAAAGCCGTGAGTCAGGCCCAAAATGATGAGATTGTAAAAAGTAATAAATCCCAGGATCGCCCGTTTTCCAACGCGCCTCCTGCTTCTCCGGGGCTTTAAAAGGTTGTAAGAGGTTTTCTTCTGCAAGCAGAAGAGCCAGGAGCCTGTTTGGACACAGGAGAGAGCCAAACCgagcctgtgccagccctgacGGGCTCCGGGAACGGGGGGCCTGCGAGGACGAACACAAAACTGCAGGAGTCGGGTCCCCTTCCCCACCTCTtgccaggagggagggagggagagaccCCGCTGCAGACGGAAGGCTCCGAAACCGCTGCCGAGGCAAGCGCTTCCAGCTGGGGTCtgttccctgctgcagcccggccCCCGCAGGCAGAGGCAGCGCAGCTCGGGGCAGGGTCGGGcggaggcagggcaggagctgggcccGCCTGGGACGGGctccgccggggccgggggaaCAGCGGCGAGGCTGGCACGGCCAGGTAGGAGCGCTCGCCGGGGGTGTGCGCTGGGGGGACGTGCTGCTGTCTCAATGGGCTAATTATGTGGCGGCCAGGCTAATTAACCACACGCTGTCCCGGGCAGGAGAGGCCAGCCGGGAGGGGCTGGTGCTGCCGGTGTGGGGGCCCCGCCGTCCCCCGCagcccggggacacccccgggacacccccggcagggctcagcccacGGAGGGCAGGAAGCCCGGCGCTGCTGGCGTGCTGGTAGTGCCGTGTGCCGGTAGTGCCATGTATTGGTAGTGCCGTGTGCCGGTAGTGCCGTGTGCCGGTAGTGCCATGTGCCGGTAGTGCCATGTCCCGGTAGTGCCGTGTGTCGGTAGTGCCATGTGTCGGTAGTGCCATGAGTTGGTAGTGCCGTGTGTCGGTAGTGCCATGTTTTGGTAGTGCCGTGTGTCGGTAGTGCCGTGTGTCGGTAGTGCCGTGTGTCGGTAGTGCCATGAGCTGGTAGTGCCATGTGCCGGTAGTGCCATGTGCCGGTAGTGCCATGTGTCGGTAGTGCCGTGTGCCGGTAGTGCCATGTGCCGGTACTGCCATGTGTTGGTAGTGCCATGTGCCGGTAGTGCCGTGTGTCGGTAGTGCCGTGTGTCAGTAGTGCCGTGTGCCGGTAGTGCCATGTGCCGGTAGTGCCGTGTGCTGGTAGTGCCATGTTTTGGTAGTGCCATGTGCTGGTAGTGCCATGTGCCGGTAGTGCCATGTATCGGTAGTGCCGTGTGCCGGTAGTGCCATGTGCCGGTAGTGCCATGTGCCGCTAGTGCCATGAGTTGGTAGTGCCATGTGCCGGTAGTGCCATGTTTTGGTAGTGCCATGTGCTGGTAGTGCCATGTGCCGGTAGTGCCGTGTGTCGGTAGTGCCATGTGCCGGTAGTGCCATGTCCCGGTAGTGCCATGAGTTGGTAGTGCCGTGTGTCGGTAGTGCCGTGTGCCGGTAGTGCCGTGTGCCGGTAGTGCCGTGTGCCGGTAGTGCCATGTGCCGGTAGTGCCGTGTGCCGGTAGTGCCGTGTGTCGGTAGTGCCGTGTGCCGGTAGTGCCATGTGCCGGTACTGCCATGTGCCGGTACTGCCATGTGCCGGTAGTGCCGTGTGTCAGTAGTGCCGTGTGTCGGTAGTGCCGTGTGTCGGTAGTTCCATGTGCCGGTAGTGCCGTGTGCCGGCAGTGCCGTGTGTCGGTACTGCCATGTGCCGGTAGTGCCGTGTGTCGGTAGTGCCGTGTGTTGGTACTGCCATGGTAGTGCACTGTGTGTCGGTACTGCCATGTGCCGGTAGTACCATGTGCCGGTAGTGCCATGTGCCGGTAGTGCCATGTGCCGGTAGTGCCGTGTGCCGGTAGTGCCATGTGCCGGTACTGCCATGTGTCGGTAGTGCCGTGTGCCGGTACTGCCATGGTAGTGCACTGTGTGTCGGTAGTGCCGTGTGCCGGGGGCGGGGTGGCTGTCCTGCTGGACACCTGCGCAGGgagtggggcagggctgggtgcgccagggctggagcaggagagtAGGGACTGGCTGGCACCGCGCAGGAGGCGGCACGGGACAggcagggggtggcaccggggaGGCAGGGAATGATGGCATGGGTCGGGAAAGGGGTGGCACAGGGTAGCACGGGGCAGGCGGGAGGTGGCAGCGGGTGGCACCAAGcaggcaggaggtgggatgaggcAAGCAGAGGGTGACACCGGCAGGCAGTGACACGGGGgaggcagggggtggcactggagagGGTGACACGGGCTAAGCAGGGAGTGGCACCAGACAGGAGGTCGCAGGGATAGGTACGGGGTGGCACGGGGTAGGCAGCAGATGACACAGGACAGGTCGTGacaggggacaggcaggaggcGACACGGGACGAGGGGGTGTCCCAGGACAGGGGtgtcacaggggacaggggtgtcccaggggacaggggtgacaggggacaggggtgtcccaggacaggggtgtcccaggggacaggggtgtcccaggacaggggtgtcccaggggacagggggtgacaggggtgtcacaggggacaggggtgtcccaggacgggggtgtcccaggggacagggggtgacaggggacagggtTGTCACAGGACAGGGGTGTCACAggacagggggtgacaggggacaggggtgtcacaggggacaggggtgtcccaggacaggggtgtcccaggggacagggggtgacaggggtTGTCACAATTCAGGGGTGGCCGGGGCGCCCCCTGCGGGAGGAGGGGGGAAGAGCACGGCGCGGCGGGCGCGCTCGGCCATTTCCGTGAGCGCTCGGACACCtccggcggggcgggcccggccccgctcgggGGCGTGTCCGGGGCGTGTCCCCGGGGCCCCGccctcccggccccgccccggccccgccccggccccgcccggccccgcgctcgCCCCGTGTCGGCCATGGCGTCCCCGTCGCGGCGGCTGCAGACGAAGCCGGTGATCACCTGCCTCAAGAGCGTCCTGCTCACCTACACCTTCGTCTTCTGGGTGAGCGCCCGCCCTCTCCCCCGCGACGCGTCGCGGCTGCGCTGCCTGTCGCGATAGTTGCGAGCCACCGCGgctttcccctctccccaccaGGTGTCGGGCATTGTGCTGCTGGCCGTGGGCATCTGGGGTAGGGTGAGCCTGGCCGTCTACTTCTCCCTGTTGGACGAGAAAGCCACCAATGTCCCGTTCGTCCTGGTGGGCGCTGGCACCGTCGTTGTCCTCCTGGGCACCTTCGGCTGCTTTGCCACCTGCCGTGGCAGCACCTGGATGCTCAAGCTGGTGGGTGGCCTGGGACAGGGCGGGATGGAGCCCCATCCTCTCCTGATCCATCCCGACCCGTCCTGATCCATCCTGAAACATCCCATCCTATTCCTGTCTGATCCCATCCCTACCCTACCCCGTCCCATCCTGTCCTACCCCAtcctctcctcctccactgtcccctcctgtcccatCCCGTCCTGTCCTACGCCATGCCAtccatcccctcccatcccatccttTCTGCCCGCAGTATGCCATGCTCCTGtccctcatcttcctcatcGTCCTGGTGGCTGCCATCGTGGGGTTCGTCTTCAGGCACGAGGTGAGTCCGGGTGGCCACTGCCATCTCCCAGTTCTGCACAGTGAGTTTGGTGCTGCTTTTACCCCAGGGCAATCACAGGTGTCACCAAGGGACAGAGGGGCTGCTTGGGAGCGGTGCTTAGTTTAGCAAAAATAGGGTTAAACCAGCACAAAGAGCAGCTTGGTCTATGTCCGTGTAAGGACCCAGAAGGACCGGCCTGGGTGCAGGGTCAGTCCAGCACAGCACGTTGTCCCTCCATCAGAACAGGCAGAGTAGCCCTGGACTGTAATTTCTGGCTTTAGTCTACCTTCTGCAATAATTTCAGTAATTAAAGCTCCTGGGAGGGTTTCTATGCCTGCTTGGGCACGGTGCACGTCCTTGTTATTACAGGCAgcatccctgctgccacagtgCATCCAGGCTGCCCTTTAATACAGCCTCTAATTGCCTGGTGGCTGGGGAATGTCTGCTGGCCACGGCCGGAGTCATTGCTGCCGTCCCCGCGCGGTGACTAAGGCGGGACGGGgtcctgcagggcagcagggacagcaccgCCCTGAGACCTCTCTCTTGCAGATAAAGACAAGCTTTGAGAGTAACCTGGAGCTGGCCTTGAAGGACTACAACGTGACGGCAGATCGGCACAGCGAGGCCGTGGACACCATCCAGAGAACGGTGAGAGCCCGGGGTGTCAGAGCTGGGAGCGCTCCC
Encoded proteins:
- the TSPAN6 gene encoding tetraspanin-6 isoform X1; protein product: MASPSRRLQTKPVITCLKSVLLTYTFVFWVSGIVLLAVGIWGRVSLAVYFSLLDEKATNVPFVLVGAGTVVVLLGTFGCFATCRGSTWMLKLYAMLLSLIFLIVLVAAIVGFVFRHEIKTSFESNLELALKDYNVTADRHSEAVDTIQRTLHCCGVQNYSDWERTEYFSQRGIPHSCCKNQNDCSEEDLKDPNKAKLKVFVDGCFFLVTSTMESKMSVVAGISFGIACFQLIGIILSCCLSRYITNNQYEMV
- the TSPAN6 gene encoding tetraspanin-6 isoform X2 yields the protein MASPSRRLQTKPVITCLKSVLLTYTFVFWVSGIVLLAVGIWGRVSLAVYFSLLDEKATNVPFVLVGAGTVVVLLGTFGCFATCRGSTWMLKLIKTSFESNLELALKDYNVTADRHSEAVDTIQRTLHCCGVQNYSDWERTEYFSQRGIPHSCCKNQNDCSEEDLKDPNKAKLKVFVDGCFFLVTSTMESKMSVVAGISFGIACFQLIGIILSCCLSRYITNNQYEMV